The Brassica napus cultivar Da-Ae chromosome C1, Da-Ae, whole genome shotgun sequence DNA segment GCCCTCTGTCGACATTTCATAAGTCTGGAAAAGGCGATTTGTCCAATTTGCTAATTTAAACTTGAGGTCGCCCAACTCCCTAATATCAAACTTGCAATTTACCCGATTTGCCAATTTTTTCTAGATAAAATTGTATTTGGATGTGATATAACGAGAAGATTGTTAGTAACTTGTTCGactttaaaatctattaaaaagcatttcattaatatttttttggatcatCATGAGAAGATCCAAAAATCACATTTACTGAAATTGCGCAGAATCTAATAACAATTCCATTCGTGTTATAAAGcaaatgatgatcgaccatggaccagcccgtactgcaggcccaatccgggacatgataaagacaaccagagactatgtgtttatctagtatatattccatgtatatctgtaacatagtgtttatccttatccttatcttgttaggataaacatgaccttatgacggtctaataccttgtatatatatggaccttctggtcgacagtaataataacagaagtatttccccaacacttcatttacaacacgttatcaacaCGACGTTGCTCTcacaaaccctaaccctaaaaaccagaaataaatccgagcagtaaaaaccctaattcccgaCGAACTTCAAACAGCTCTATCCCTCAACTCCGGTGGATCCAGACGACGAGCCAGATAGCAAAttaaagctcttgacgagacgaagcCAACGCCGCTAACCCCGCATCAATCGGAGTCCGGACGCGCCCTCACGCTCAGCTACAATACAGGCGGAATATTTGTTCCAGAAACCAAAATCTCTCTCAACCATATACCAGTCTCCTATTCCAACGAGcagcaacaaaaacaataattccGAGAAATCCATCAGCTAACCAGGAAGATCTCTAACTGATAGACCGATCAACCCATCAAAAGTTTCAGGTATCATCGAAAACTCACCTAAAACCCATAAAAGTATTAAATACCCCCATCCGCAGCCATGTAGCTATATTTAGCAACATGTCtctgcaaataaaataaaaccagaaaCCATAACTCTTTAAAATCTCGAACCTGAACTTGTTTTGAACATGTTCTTAATctgaaactgattttaaaattgtttaaaacttttcCTGATGATAGTTTCACATTAGAACTGTTTAGGATTGAaagttaaacaatttttttaaaatctgacTGCTATATGTTGAAAGAAACCGACTGTTACTTGCTTAAACTTATCATTATTGTCCTGTTTAATGTTCTTATCTGATCTGAATCTACTAGAACTGTTAAAGACTCCatgttacataatttttttggaaaatctGATCATGGTTTCATAAATTAATCCGAGGTTTTACCTCCTGTTCTTGTCtgagaaatttgttttcttgatgattGATAACGACTAGAACTTGATTaggattgaaaaaaatatttttttaatatttaaaatcgaaatatcagagatatatctgagaaaatatatttatttttaaatcgaaagtatataataaattgcttgaataaatcaaatcttcctgatttattttttttaagtaacaataatttctgatttgattatttttcgaaaaaaaataataataataataaatatatggtatatttttcgaaaaccctaaactGATTTCATGATTGAATTGGTTTGCTTGATTGCATATTGTTTGCATACTAAAATTGCATACTGAACATAAAATCTCGACTGTTAGGGATATAGATCATtcatagttttcaaaaaatctgatctgaactgaaaaaaatcattatactaaATGATCCGATCCAATGGgatgaagaaaatatggaacATTTTCCTGATCATCTAAGATAGAatccctaaaggccttgaaaccttgtgtttgaaataagaggaccttaaatctgaaaaatacattGATCCACACCTTAAACCACCgtatggttttaagaaaatgcatcatttagaaattttttttcttttggtccgTGTGTGGCATTGATATGAAGCatgaaaaatttccaaaaagattacttgattaagacctgttttgaataataatttcaGATGTCGAGTTTCATACCCTCAGATTACAAAGCCCttgatctctctggagataattatcttgATTGGGGTATAAACACTTCAGCCGTcttgaagtctagaggacttgGGAAGTGCATCAAGTATGGCAATGACACCCTTGCGTGTGAAAGACACAGAGCCATAATGATTATGCGACACCATCTCTGTGAGGACCTAAGAGACGAGTTTGGATATGTTAATGATCCTCATAATCTCTGGTCATTTTTGAATTCTAGATTCTGTGAGCCATTGTTGCacgaatccaagaaaaaatggGAAGCTCTAAAGTTCCAGGATTATGAATCCGTAGACAATTATCACTCTGATCTTATGAGAATCACCTATAGTCTTAGACTATGTGGTGAATTGGTAACAAACGAGGATTTGTTAAACAAAACTCGTGACACATTCCATTCAGAGGAAGTGTTGTTATCACATCAGGCCaaaggtttcaccacctatTATGACTTGTTctcatatttattagacattgagCAAAAGAAGCAGAAAAGGATGGATAACATCAGACGGTTTAATGACATCATGGAGATATATTATGCTAGACAGTGAGATGAAAATCCCTGAAGCTAATAAAGCCACATTTGATAAGAAGAGATCTGAGGAGGATTCCGAGTGGACACTCATGGACCATGAGGTCGGattatacattgaataattttccgacattctgattttatgttttcatatctgatttgatttatttgttattcatttatgttattgaaataataaaaacgattttgtttttatatattatcttgcttggtcttgcttgatgattcttgattaaataacaaataaaaccttaataaaaggataatcagtccactgatagttgatttcatgcatggtttaactttaccttgattgtataggtttaactttaccttcctgcaatcacataaaatcaattgttgggtgtagactaatgagtcagttcactgatagattgatttctcgcatagatttaacttcatcttgattgtataggttcaactttaccttcctacaatcacttgaaatcaattaattggtactgacaatggcaaaagacacgacattattcagacccattgagttataaagaaaaaaaaattcaatgtttCTACATTGAACCAGTGAGCAAAGAAAATACGATTCctttcagatttttgaaaaatcgcctaaaagcattatgaatgcctatacccatattttctactgatttattctatgctaaggatcagtatgaaagaggcataaagccatggtaaccagtatggttcaccacgaaataaacacttatggcatgaccagattagccatcttgatccaaaacatgatgaaaaattaattaaggcacaaaagtgatcccataaaatctcacaatgtgttataagtacacaaaagggaaaatcactaaaataattaaggctccactgtcctaagcactacgaaattatgagtatgttcatgagggggagagaggactaaaacccacagtccatgatcatatcataaattcggattccatggtttacaaccataatatacacggctggaaagctttaaagctctcactaatggtacatcacccacgtccagcctaaagcttaaggacattatgtatataaatattgatttacatcCGGCCATACATGTAAGCATAGACATTCCCACCTCTAAATGATtaagggtcataaaccagacatatacacaaaccatcttaagaaaatacgaatattccaccacatatgtgtgccatttaagatggaacctcagatgaggattgggaatatatattagataaataagacttcctccacgaaactataatgtatcttgtgccaaacatggatgatttaatcaagtggccaagaacacagattacaaaagatagtaatctgatta contains these protein-coding regions:
- the LOC125579885 gene encoding uncharacterized protein LOC125579885; this encodes MSSFIPSDYKALDLSGDNYLDWGINTSAVLKSRGLGKCIKYGNDTLACERHRAIMIMRHHLCEDLRDEFGYVNDPHNLWSFLNSRFCEPLLHESKKKWEALKFQDYESVDNYHSDLMRITYSLRLCGELTLSKRSRKGWITSDGLMTSWRYIMLDSEMKIPEANKATFDKKRSEEDSEWTLMDHEVGLYIE